The Carnobacterium divergens nucleotide sequence TCCAACTTGAAAATAACAAACGTATCCCCTGATTGCAATTCATTAAGTACCTTGTTCAGCTCCGCTCTTTTTTCGTTCCTACCGCTTTCTGTTTCGGTATAAATACGGTCACATCCATAATGTTTCAGTGCAGCTAACTGAGAATCCAGTTGTTGATAATGTGTGCTGACGCGAGCATAACCTAGTATAGCCAAAAAAATTCCTCCTAAAAGTAATGAACTAATCCTATCATAATCGAGTTAGTTCATTATTTAAAGAAAAAAGGAAGTGTTTTTTTAAGAAATTTTCGTTGTTATAAAAAGAAAAAAATTAAAACGGAAAAATAAACGTTATTTTTTAATTCCATAGAGAATACAGCCTGATAAGTTTGCAAGTAATTGGCCTGTATTCGTTTGAGTAAAATCATCGTTATTCCCTCCGCTACTAGGATCAGGAGGCAAAACAGCCTTTGGTTGAATCGAGTAGGGAGTAAGATTAGAAATTTTTAGAGCGGATTGTTTTTTTGTAGTTTCTTTTTTTACTTTTGTTTTCTTTTTGACAGATGCTGTTTTTTTACGAGGGGCTGGATGAACAGTTTCAAGTTCTTTGTTTTGTCTGGAAGGACCTACAGTATCCGTAGATTCAGGAGGTGCTTCAACGGGGTCTACTGTGATCGCTGGATTGAGCGGGTTGACAGGCGAGCTATCGGCTAATAAAACGATAGCCGGATCATTTGGACTAGCTTTAATAGACATAGGGAAAAAGAGTCCCGAAAATAACAAGCCGCAGATAATAGAAGATTGAGTAAAATGTAAAAATTTATGGTTCATAAAATTCACCTTTCCTTATGTTTCAATTCAATAATTTTGTTTCCGAAGTATTCCCAATCAGTTGGCAAAGGCGGATTTTTCCAAATAATATAATCGCACTGGGAATGAGCGGGTTTAAAATCAGAAAGATACAGATTTGTTTGATTGGATAGACTGGGTTCAATCACGATATTTAGAAATTTAAAAGACTTGATTGAAGTGCTAATGAAATGATTATATGATTTTCCATGAGAAAAGTCGACACAAACGTATATAGGATTATTCAAAAGTGAGGCAGGTAAGTATCGAATCAAGGAAAATAAATAATCATAAAATAAAATAGTTGTTTCCTCATTCTTATTGAAATTCTTATGAATAAAAAATTCAGAAAATAAGAAAAAATCGGGATAATTTTCTTTTAAAAATTCAGGATTGGCTTGGAAATACATCATTAAATCAGAATGATTAAACTTTAAAAATTTGTAGTGAATCCGATTTAATTCCTTTTTTAACAAAGCATAGTAAGTTTCCTCTGTTTGAATATCAAAACGGTTGCCTAGCTGTTTTAAAAAAAGATCGGTTAAATCTAAAGCAGGTGTGCAACTTGATTCAATAAATTTTAGAGAAGCGGTTGTATTGATTTTTGGAATCAAATTTCCAGCAAATAAGAAGGAACATAAAAAGCTGGTTTCCAATTTTAATTGCGCTTTTGTCAGAGTTGTTGTATCTACAAAGAATTGAACAATCATTGGCTTTATCGTTAATTGAATAGCATTAAAAGGCACACTAGTTCCTTGTTTTTTCAGTGTATTTCCAAAAAAAAGTCGTTGAAACGTAATACATAAAAAGAAAGTAATTTTAATTTTCTGTGTAGAAGAGAAGGTAGTGTTGAGAAAGGCTGAAAGTTCCTTAAGAAATAATTCGGCTAGTTCAACGAGTTCTTTAGAGAATGGGTACTCTAAGCTGTTGAAAGAGTGAAAATATACCTCAAAAAGAAAGAGACGAATGTCCGATTCTAGCCCTGCAAGCTGTAAATCAGAGTCAATCGTAATACGATAATTTTTTAAAATAGTTTCCAATTCACTTCTCAATAGATACGCAGCAGAAAGGCTTAGAAATTGATTTGCTGAGAACTGTTCTAACGAGAAGTTCTTTTCTTTAAACATACCATCTAACAAGAGAAACAAGTTAGAAGCCTTTAAATAAATCCACTGTAACGAAAGAATTGAATCAGTTCCATCGGATTGAAAGGTAATTTTTTTTGAATCTAATTTGATTTGAATGCCAGTAATATGATGGTCGGCTAAGTCTTCAATAATTTGTTTAATTGATTTTTTGACAATAAAATTTGAAAAAGAGAGGGCGTCACTGACTTCTTGAATCGATGTAGTTTGTAAAGGAGTTAATTCTAAATGATGTAAGATGGCCATTCTATGTTGATATTCTTTATTTAACAAAAAATTCATGAGGATCCTCCTTATACATTATTTTATTTAATCTAGTCTATACTTTATAGGAATATAATTATCAAGTCTAGAGCTAATTTTTATGTTTTAAGTGAATTCAAACAACTATAGAATAACAGAGACATATATTTAATGCTATTTTATTTTAAAAACTAGCTTATTTAAACCCATTCAAATAAGGATTCTAAAAAATTTCCAAAAAAAATAAATTTTTTAAAATGACAGTGAAAATAGTAGATGATATAGTAATTGCAGATAGG carries:
- a CDS encoding helix-turn-helix domain-containing protein, whose translation is MNFLLNKEYQHRMAILHHLELTPLQTTSIQEVSDALSFSNFIVKKSIKQIIEDLADHHITGIQIKLDSKKITFQSDGTDSILSLQWIYLKASNLFLLLDGMFKEKNFSLEQFSANQFLSLSAAYLLRSELETILKNYRITIDSDLQLAGLESDIRLFLFEVYFHSFNSLEYPFSKELVELAELFLKELSAFLNTTFSSTQKIKITFFLCITFQRLFFGNTLKKQGTSVPFNAIQLTIKPMIVQFFVDTTTLTKAQLKLETSFLCSFLFAGNLIPKINTTASLKFIESSCTPALDLTDLFLKQLGNRFDIQTEETYYALLKKELNRIHYKFLKFNHSDLMMYFQANPEFLKENYPDFFLFSEFFIHKNFNKNEETTILFYDYLFSLIRYLPASLLNNPIYVCVDFSHGKSYNHFISTSIKSFKFLNIVIEPSLSNQTNLYLSDFKPAHSQCDYIIWKNPPLPTDWEYFGNKIIELKHKER